In Dromiciops gliroides isolate mDroGli1 chromosome 4, mDroGli1.pri, whole genome shotgun sequence, one DNA window encodes the following:
- the LRFN2 gene encoding leucine-rich repeat and fibronectin type-III domain-containing protein 2 isoform X2: protein METLLSSLLAFGMAFAVVDACPKYCVCQNLSESLGTLCPSKGLLFVPPDIDRRTVELRLGGNFIIHISRQDFANMTGLVDLTLSRNTISFIQPFSFLDLESLRSLHLDSNRLPSIGEDTLRGLINLQHLIVNNNQLDNIADDAFEDFLLTLEDLDLSYNNLRGLPWDSVRRMVNLHQLSLDHNLLDHIAEGTFADLQKLARLDLTSNRLQKLPPDPIFARSQSSSLTATPFTPPLSLSFGGNPLHCNCELLWLRRLDRDDDLETCGSPASLKGRYFWHVREEEFMCEPPLITQHTHKLLVLEGQAATLKCKAIGDPNPLIHWVAPDDRLIGNTSRTAAYDNGTLDILITTSQDYGAFTCIAANAAGEATATVEVSIVQLPHLSNGTGRTTSPKSRLSDITGSSKAGRGGGTGGGGGGAGGGEASKGPPERAVLVSDVTTTSALVKWSVSKSAPRVKMYQLQYNCSDDEVLIYRFKRELMPGWSRYLGDLRALSFPWFTAATGSSCSLPTEDNE, encoded by the coding sequence ATGGAGACCCTGCTCAGCAGCCTCCTGGCATTCGGCATGGCATTTGCTGTTGTTGATGCCTGCCCCAAGTACTGTGTCTGCCAGAATTTGTCTGAGTCCCTAGGGACACTGTGTCCCTCCAAGGGGCTGCTTTTTGTGCCCCCAGACATTGACCGCCGGACGGTGGAGTTGCGCCTGGGTGGCAACTTCATTATCCACATAAGCCGCCAGGACTTTGCCAACATGACGGGACTGGTGGACCTGACGCTGTCCAGGAACACCATCAGCTTCATCCAGCCTTTCTCCTTCTTGGACTTGGAGAGTCTCCGGTCACTGCACTTGGATAGTAACCGCCTGCCAAGCATCGGCGAGGATACCCTCCGTGGCCTGATCAACCTTCAGCACCTCATTGTCAACAATAACCAGCTGGATAATATTGCCGATGACGCCTTTGAGGACTTCCTGCTCACCCTAGAGGATTTGGATCTCTCCTACAACAATCTCCGTGGGCTGCCCTGGGACTCAGTCCGGCGCATGGTTAATCTCCATCAGCTCAGTCTGGACCATAACCTCTTGGACCACATTGCTGAGGGCACCTTTGCTGACCTCCAGAAGCTAGCCCGCCTGGACCTCACCTCCAATCGACTACAGAAGCTGCCTCCAGACCCCATCTTTGCCCGATCCCAGTCATCCAGTCTGACTGCCACACCCTTCACCCCACCCTTGTCTCTCAGCTTTGGGGGGAACCCACTGCACTGTAACTGTGAGCTGTTATGGCTGAGACGTCTAGATAGGGATGATGACCTGGAGACGTGTGGCTCTCCAGCCAGCCTGAAGGGTCGATACTTCTGGCATGTGCGTGAAGAGGAGTTTATGTGTGAACCCCCCCTCATCACGCAGCACACCCACAAACTGCTGGTGCTAGAAGGCCAAGCTGCTACACTGAAGTGCAAGGCCATTGGAGACCCCAATCCTCTTATCCACTGGGTGGCCCCAGATGACCGCCTCATTGGGAACACATCCCGAACTGCTGCCTATGACAATGGCACTCTGGACATCCTCATTACCACCTCACAGGATTATGGTGCCTTCACCTGCATCGCCGCCAATGCAGCTGGTGAGGCCACAGCTACTGTGGAGGTGTCCATCGTCCAGTTGCCTCACCTAAGCAATGGCACTGGTCGTACCACATCCCCCAAATCTCGCCTCTCTGACATCACTGGTTCCAGCAAGGCTGGCCGAGGGGGAGGAACTGGAGGAGGTGGTGGAggagcagggggtggggaggcctCCAAGGGGCCCCCAGAGAGAGCTGTGCTTGTGTCTGATGTGACCACTACTTCAGCTCTGGTCAAGTGGTCAGTGAGCAAATCAGCTCCCCGAGTGAAGATGTATCAGCTGCAGTACAATTGCTCAGATGATGAGGTATTAATCTACAG
- the LRFN2 gene encoding leucine-rich repeat and fibronectin type-III domain-containing protein 2 isoform X3: METLLSSLLAFGMAFAVVDACPKYCVCQNLSESLGTLCPSKGLLFVPPDIDRRTVELRLGGNFIIHISRQDFANMTGLVDLTLSRNTISFIQPFSFLDLESLRSLHLDSNRLPSIGEDTLRGLINLQHLIVNNNQLDNIADDAFEDFLLTLEDLDLSYNNLRGLPWDSVRRMVNLHQLSLDHNLLDHIAEGTFADLQKLARLDLTSNRLQKLPPDPIFARSQSSSLTATPFTPPLSLSFGGNPLHCNCELLWLRRLDRDDDLETCGSPASLKGRYFWHVREEEFMCEPPLITQHTHKLLVLEGQAATLKCKAIGDPNPLIHWVAPDDRLIGNTSRTAAYDNGTLDILITTSQDYGAFTCIAANAAGEATATVEVSIVQLPHLSNGTGRTTSPKSRLSDITGSSKAGRGGGTGGGGGGAGGGEASKGPPERAVLVSDVTTTSALVKWSVSKSAPRVKMYQLQYNCSDDEVLIYSTITAERRGHTELRVTAD; the protein is encoded by the coding sequence ATGGAGACCCTGCTCAGCAGCCTCCTGGCATTCGGCATGGCATTTGCTGTTGTTGATGCCTGCCCCAAGTACTGTGTCTGCCAGAATTTGTCTGAGTCCCTAGGGACACTGTGTCCCTCCAAGGGGCTGCTTTTTGTGCCCCCAGACATTGACCGCCGGACGGTGGAGTTGCGCCTGGGTGGCAACTTCATTATCCACATAAGCCGCCAGGACTTTGCCAACATGACGGGACTGGTGGACCTGACGCTGTCCAGGAACACCATCAGCTTCATCCAGCCTTTCTCCTTCTTGGACTTGGAGAGTCTCCGGTCACTGCACTTGGATAGTAACCGCCTGCCAAGCATCGGCGAGGATACCCTCCGTGGCCTGATCAACCTTCAGCACCTCATTGTCAACAATAACCAGCTGGATAATATTGCCGATGACGCCTTTGAGGACTTCCTGCTCACCCTAGAGGATTTGGATCTCTCCTACAACAATCTCCGTGGGCTGCCCTGGGACTCAGTCCGGCGCATGGTTAATCTCCATCAGCTCAGTCTGGACCATAACCTCTTGGACCACATTGCTGAGGGCACCTTTGCTGACCTCCAGAAGCTAGCCCGCCTGGACCTCACCTCCAATCGACTACAGAAGCTGCCTCCAGACCCCATCTTTGCCCGATCCCAGTCATCCAGTCTGACTGCCACACCCTTCACCCCACCCTTGTCTCTCAGCTTTGGGGGGAACCCACTGCACTGTAACTGTGAGCTGTTATGGCTGAGACGTCTAGATAGGGATGATGACCTGGAGACGTGTGGCTCTCCAGCCAGCCTGAAGGGTCGATACTTCTGGCATGTGCGTGAAGAGGAGTTTATGTGTGAACCCCCCCTCATCACGCAGCACACCCACAAACTGCTGGTGCTAGAAGGCCAAGCTGCTACACTGAAGTGCAAGGCCATTGGAGACCCCAATCCTCTTATCCACTGGGTGGCCCCAGATGACCGCCTCATTGGGAACACATCCCGAACTGCTGCCTATGACAATGGCACTCTGGACATCCTCATTACCACCTCACAGGATTATGGTGCCTTCACCTGCATCGCCGCCAATGCAGCTGGTGAGGCCACAGCTACTGTGGAGGTGTCCATCGTCCAGTTGCCTCACCTAAGCAATGGCACTGGTCGTACCACATCCCCCAAATCTCGCCTCTCTGACATCACTGGTTCCAGCAAGGCTGGCCGAGGGGGAGGAACTGGAGGAGGTGGTGGAggagcagggggtggggaggcctCCAAGGGGCCCCCAGAGAGAGCTGTGCTTGTGTCTGATGTGACCACTACTTCAGCTCTGGTCAAGTGGTCAGTGAGCAAATCAGCTCCCCGAGTGAAGATGTATCAGCTGCAGTACAATTGCTCAGATGATGAGGTATTAATCTACAG